A single region of the Brassica rapa cultivar Chiifu-401-42 chromosome A03, CAAS_Brap_v3.01, whole genome shotgun sequence genome encodes:
- the LOC117132678 gene encoding uncharacterized protein LOC117132678, with the protein MSWCLVAPVKTPGGENKAGRWGFIPTTFGPSEMARRNIVEKTKQYTKRANKGRREMIFDVGDKVWVHLRKERFPNERKSKLMPRIDGPFEVIQKINDNAYKLDLQDELDLRTNPFQEGGDDMIMDQSNKEDNGSMEDPADRGALAISEGPMTRARSKQLKEAIGGLLKTSLKQEESLGRSLINQDTLTTIQAISAPR; encoded by the exons ATGTCCTGGTGTCTGGTGGCTCCGGTGAAAACTCCTG GTGGTGAAAACAAGGCTGGGAGATGGGGTTTTATACCCACTACATTTGGGCCTTCGGAAATG GCAAGAAGAAACATTGTGGAGAAAACCAAGCAGTACACTAAAAGAGCAAACAAAGGCAggcgtgagatgatctttgaTGTAGGTGATAAAGTGTGGGTTCACTTGCGCAAGGAGAGGTTTCCAAATGAAAGAAAATCAAAGCTcatgccgcggattgatggcCCTTTTGAAGTCATCCAGAaaatcaatgacaatgcctacaagcttgatcttcaag atgagctagatttgaggacaaatccttttcaagagggaggggatgatatgatcatggaccagtcaAACAAAGAAGATAATGGGAGCATGGAAGATCCAGCTGATAGAGGAGCTCTAGCCATATCTGAAGGTCCTATGACTCGAGCCAGAAGCAAGCAACTCAAAGAAGCCATTGGAGGATTACTTAAGACATCACTGAAGCAAGAAGAGAGTCTTggaagaagcttgatcaaccaagacacacttaccACAATTCAAGCCATCTCAGCTCCAAGATAG
- the LOC108871217 gene encoding uncharacterized mitochondrial protein AtMg00310-like, translating to MALPVFAMPCFKLPKDVCEKLTSAMTDFWWSSGNNKKKISWVAWKKLCTEKELGGLGFKDIEKFNQSLLAKQAWRIWSSPNSLLAHLLKHRYFKQSEFLECSMGARPSFPWRSIMHGRELLKDGTFNKIGDGRNTRVWLDNWLLDSTPRPPMYRQDAVVDLTLSVNDLIDRHTSSWNADLVRQLIAEVDVDLVLNTKIVQSRDDSFVKECAL from the coding sequence ATGGCCCTTCCAGTTTTTGCTATGCCTTGTTTCAAGCTCCCTAAAGATGTGTGTGAGAAGCTCACAAGTGCAATGACTGACTTTTGGTGGAGCAGTGGAAACAACAAGAAGAAAATATCTTGGGTTGCATGGAAAAAACTCTGTACAGAGAAAGAACTTGGTGGGTTGGGATTCAAAGACATTGAGAAATTTAATCAATCCCTTCTGGCTAAGCAAGCTTGGCGGATATGGTCATCTCCTAATTCTCTACTGGCTCATCTCCTAAAGCACCGTTACTTTAAGCAGTCAGAGTTTCTTGAGTGTAGCATGGGTGCTCGTCCTTCTTTCCCATGGCGTAGTATTATGCATGGTCGAGAACTTCTGAAAGATGGCACGTTCAATAAGATTGGGGATGGGAGAAACACTAGAGTGTGGCTAGATAACTGGTTGCTGGATTCTACGCCTAGGCCTCCTATGTATCGCCAAGATGCAGTGGTGGACCTTACACTGTCAGTGAATGATCTAATTGATCGGCATACTAGTTCTTGGAATGCTGATTTGGTTCGGCAGTTGATTGCAGAGGTAGATGTTGATTTGGTACTGAATACGAAGATTGTCCAGTCTAGAGATGATTCTTTTGTCAAAGAATGTGCGCTATGA
- the LOC103862709 gene encoding uncharacterized protein LOC103862709 has product MADLLQKVIQAMSLEEEEPLTLPDSPRFRVIDENQLSLLGRLLNPDCQSVARMIEYMPTAWRVDGRVRGIALSRDRFQFVFQREEDLLKVLKDRPWSYNYWAMALERWTPNPPQDFLQSMDIWIRIRHIPSIFFTTETMNKLASEVGRVEVIAYDPKVSHTKDYIRALVHFDTNKPAKAYRKLNIPEGGTVTIEFEYEKIHKRCFHCLRLTHEKIKCPMLKRGGLREQKNLDTPRLQLGPIVSEPGDGPPGFPILFPKLSKEDRKMAMLYISHSDPTERLARIEHVKQGIEENRVSSSVHMTRITIELDKGKGHVFSYTELLEAQHCGTSAKIGCVPVGNRVDKGDDET; this is encoded by the coding sequence ATGGCCGATCTGTTGCAGAAAGTGATTCAAGCGATGTcacttgaagaagaagaaccgcTGACCTTGCCAGATAGTCCAAGATTCCGAGTGATTGATGAAAACCAATTGAGCTTGTTGGGGCGTTTGCTAAATCCGGACTGTCAATCTGTGGCAAGAATGATAGAGTATATGCCTACAGCTTGGAGAGTGGACGGCAGAGTGCGGGGTATAGCCCTATCTCGTGATCGTTTTCAGTTTGTGTTTCAGCGAGAGGAAGACTTGCTAAAGGTGCTGAAAGATAGGCCTTGGTCCTATAATTACTGGGCTATGGCTTTGGAACGATGGACTCCAAATCCACCACAAGATTTCTTGCAATCTATGGATATTTGGATTCGTATCCGTCACATACCGTCGATCTTCTTCACAACAGAGACGATGAACAAACTGGCTTCTGAGGTCGGTAGAGTTGAGGTGATAGCATATGATCCGAAGGTGTCTCACACTAAGGACTACATTCGTGCCCTGGTGCACTTTGACACCAACAAACCAGCGAAAGCATATCGCAAACTCAATATTCCGGAAGGTGGGACGGTCACCATTGAGTTTGAGTATGAGAAAATACACAAACGGTGCTTTCATTGCTTGAGGCTTACTCATGAAAAGATTAAGTGTCCTATGTTGAAGAGAGGGGGACTCAGAGAACAGAAGAATCTGGACACTCCGAGACTACAACTTGGTCCGATCGTCTCTGAACCTGGTGATGGCCCTCCTGGATTTCCGATATTATTTCCTAAGCTCTCGAAGGAGGACCGCAAAATGGCCATGCTCTATATCTCTCATTCCGACCCGACGGAGCGCTTAGCTCGAATTGAGCATGTTAAACAAGGTATTGAAGAGAACAGAGTGTCCTCTTCTGTTCATATGACACGTATCACAATAGAGCTTGATAAAGGGAAAGGGCATGTTTTCTCCTACACTGAGCTTCTGGAAGCGCAACACTGTGGTACGTCGGCTAAGATAGGATGTGTCCCAGTGGGGAACAGAGTTGACAAGGGTGATGATGAAACATAG